The following proteins are encoded in a genomic region of Nocardioides conyzicola:
- a CDS encoding MGMT family protein, whose protein sequence is MTLDHEEYVELVLRCVESVPRGRVTTYGTIAEVVGAVVGGGGPRIVGNVMASHGAGMPWWRVVRADGSLPPSHHDEARQAYLEEGTPLRPSGSVDIKRALWRPPASVVSGR, encoded by the coding sequence ATGACGTTGGACCACGAGGAGTACGTCGAGCTGGTGCTGCGCTGCGTCGAGTCGGTCCCGCGCGGCCGGGTCACGACGTACGGCACCATCGCCGAGGTGGTCGGCGCCGTCGTCGGCGGTGGTGGTCCGCGCATCGTGGGCAACGTGATGGCGTCCCACGGAGCCGGGATGCCGTGGTGGCGCGTGGTCCGCGCCGACGGGTCGCTGCCGCCGAGCCACCACGACGAGGCCCGCCAGGCCTACCTCGAGGAGGGCACGCCGCTGCGCCCGTCGGGGAGCGTCGACATCAAGCGCGCCCTGTGGCGACCGCCGGCGTCCGTTGTGTCAGGTCGCTGA
- a CDS encoding DUF58 domain-containing protein codes for MTLSPLTSADARWRPTAALGRAVVTAAVAVGGALLLGDPSLVVLAVPFIGLATVGLLRRPTAVPRLESRLDHTTLHEGQGTTSRLTLAGADHAEYLVRATGHPPYVVARPHGGYVGALLEGADGPAPTTEISPRRWGRRHVGTERVALLSPWAGYRFGPVTLGGQEMRVLPATAPYDSRADAPQPVGLVGAHRSQRPGSGTELAGIRPFAPGDRLRRINWRVSLRSRELHVVSTRAEEDTGVLLVVDALADHGASDGVDGAASSLDLSVRAASAVAEHHVRSGDRVALRVVGRGRELVGYGTGSRHLRRLQHTLAGIRPGEVTEAEAGVLQLGVTGGTVVILLSPMLAESIGAVAATLTKRGVPVLVVDTLPADVRPGVAEGTDPELAAYAWRMRSLERTVVLQRLAALGCPVVAWRGPGTIDDVLRRLARRAGQPRVVVR; via the coding sequence ATGACGCTCAGCCCCCTGACCTCGGCGGACGCCCGCTGGCGGCCGACGGCGGCGCTCGGCCGGGCGGTCGTCACCGCGGCGGTCGCCGTCGGCGGCGCGCTGCTGCTGGGCGACCCGTCGCTGGTGGTGCTGGCGGTGCCGTTCATCGGGCTGGCGACGGTCGGGCTGCTGCGCCGGCCGACCGCCGTCCCGCGGCTCGAGTCCCGGCTCGACCACACGACGCTCCACGAGGGCCAGGGGACGACGTCGCGGCTGACGCTCGCCGGCGCCGACCACGCCGAGTACCTCGTCCGGGCGACCGGCCACCCGCCGTACGTCGTCGCGCGGCCGCACGGCGGGTACGTCGGCGCGCTGCTCGAGGGGGCCGACGGTCCCGCGCCTACCACCGAGATCAGCCCGCGGCGGTGGGGTCGGCGGCACGTCGGCACGGAGCGGGTGGCGCTGCTGTCGCCGTGGGCGGGCTACCGGTTCGGCCCCGTCACCCTGGGCGGCCAGGAGATGCGGGTGCTGCCGGCGACGGCGCCGTACGACTCGCGCGCGGACGCGCCGCAGCCGGTCGGCCTGGTCGGCGCGCACCGCTCGCAGCGGCCGGGCAGCGGCACCGAGCTGGCCGGCATCCGGCCCTTCGCACCGGGCGACCGGCTGCGCCGGATCAACTGGCGGGTGTCGCTGCGGTCGCGGGAGCTCCACGTGGTCAGCACCCGCGCCGAGGAGGACACCGGCGTGCTGCTCGTGGTCGACGCGCTCGCCGACCACGGCGCGTCGGACGGCGTCGACGGCGCCGCGAGCAGCCTCGACCTGTCGGTGCGGGCGGCGTCCGCCGTCGCCGAGCACCATGTCCGGTCGGGCGACCGGGTGGCGCTGCGGGTGGTCGGTCGCGGTCGCGAGCTGGTCGGCTACGGCACCGGCTCGCGGCACCTGCGACGGCTGCAGCACACCCTGGCCGGCATCCGGCCCGGCGAGGTCACCGAGGCCGAGGCGGGCGTCCTGCAGCTCGGCGTCACCGGCGGCACCGTCGTGATCCTGCTGTCGCCGATGCTGGCCGAGTCGATCGGCGCGGTGGCCGCGACCCTGACCAAGCGGGGCGTGCCCGTGCTCGTCGTCGACACCCTGCCCGCCGACGTACGCCCCGGCGTCGCCGAGGGCACCGACCCGGAGCTGGCGGCGTACGCCTGGCGGATGCGCAGCCTCGAGCGGACGGTCGTGCTGCAGCGGCTGGCCGCCCTCGGCTGCCCGGTCGTGGCGTGGCGCGGGCCGGGCACCATCGACGACGTGCTGCGGCGCCTGGCCCGGCGGGCCGGCCAGCCCCGGGTGGTGGTCCGGTGA
- a CDS encoding MoxR family ATPase — protein MSEGRPGTGTEPMSVDQAADLAERVIAEVEKAVVGKREALLQVLAAVLAKGHVLLEDYPGLGKTLAARSFAQALGLDFRRAQFTPDLLPADLTGSFVYDQREARFDFRPGPIFTGLLLADEINRTPPKTQSALLEAMQERQVTVEGETFPLAAPFHVLATANPIEYEGTYPLPEAQLDRFLLRVSFGYPSPGEEYDVLARRLERRQEEVDLQRITDAEGLLAMQAAVETVTVDESVGRYCVDLATATRTHSDVLTGASPRGSLGLVLAARAFALIRRRDYVIPEDVKAVARSVLGHRVTVRPELWMTDASGRSVVDAVLAKVPTPATLERR, from the coding sequence ATGTCTGAAGGCAGGCCCGGAACCGGGACCGAGCCCATGTCCGTCGACCAGGCCGCCGACCTGGCCGAGCGGGTGATCGCGGAGGTCGAGAAGGCCGTCGTCGGCAAGCGGGAGGCGCTGCTCCAGGTGCTCGCCGCCGTGCTGGCGAAGGGGCACGTGCTGCTCGAGGACTACCCGGGACTCGGCAAGACGCTCGCGGCCCGGTCGTTCGCCCAGGCGCTCGGCCTGGACTTCCGGCGAGCCCAGTTCACCCCCGACCTGCTGCCGGCCGACCTCACCGGCTCGTTCGTCTACGACCAGCGCGAGGCTCGCTTCGACTTCCGGCCCGGGCCGATCTTCACCGGCCTCCTGCTGGCCGACGAGATCAACCGGACCCCGCCCAAGACCCAGTCCGCGCTGCTGGAGGCGATGCAGGAGCGGCAGGTCACCGTCGAGGGCGAGACCTTCCCGCTGGCCGCGCCGTTCCACGTCCTCGCGACCGCCAACCCGATCGAGTACGAAGGCACCTACCCGCTGCCCGAGGCGCAGCTGGACCGGTTCCTGCTCCGCGTCAGCTTCGGGTACCCCTCACCGGGCGAGGAGTACGACGTGCTCGCACGACGCCTCGAGCGGCGCCAGGAGGAGGTCGACCTCCAGCGCATCACCGACGCCGAGGGACTGCTGGCCATGCAGGCGGCCGTCGAGACCGTGACCGTCGACGAGAGCGTCGGCCGCTACTGCGTCGACCTCGCGACCGCCACCCGCACCCACTCCGACGTGCTGACCGGCGCCTCGCCGCGCGGCTCGCTCGGCCTGGTCCTGGCCGCCCGCGCGTTCGCGCTGATCCGGAGGCGGGACTACGTGATCCCCGAGGACGTCAAGGCGGTCGCCCGCTCGGTCCTCGGCCACCGGGTCACCGTGCGGCCGGAGCTCTGGATGACCGACGCGAGCGGCCGGAGCGTGGTGGACGCCGTGCTCGCCAAGGTCCCGACCCCGGCCACCCTCGAGCGGCGATGA
- a CDS encoding DUF4129 domain-containing protein gives MTARRSGTLAVALVAVGVLLGVVLVTWAASIGPNDVIRGDGPSLATPTDQPSQSATPQGDTDPVPRPHDAGAHAGWIRVIAVLLNVAAVVLVVALLVWLVRWLLAVRRVRRDRASRSVRLESAFDVVDPGAAVARELLAGIDAQRAALTGGSPRNAVVACWHRFELAAAAAGVERRAWETSSEHTIRVLDLVDADPAAVSRLAGLYREARFSQHELTEDDRTAALEALDRIHRTVHGPVTA, from the coding sequence ATGACCGCTCGGCGCTCCGGCACCCTGGCCGTGGCGTTGGTGGCCGTGGGAGTGCTGCTCGGCGTGGTGCTGGTGACCTGGGCCGCCTCGATCGGGCCCAACGACGTGATCCGCGGCGATGGGCCCAGCCTGGCGACGCCGACCGACCAGCCGAGCCAGTCCGCGACGCCGCAGGGCGACACCGATCCGGTGCCGCGTCCGCACGACGCTGGCGCGCACGCCGGGTGGATCCGGGTGATCGCCGTCCTGCTCAACGTGGCGGCCGTCGTGCTGGTGGTCGCGCTGCTCGTCTGGCTCGTGCGCTGGCTGCTCGCCGTACGCCGGGTCCGCCGGGACCGGGCGAGTCGCAGCGTGCGGCTCGAGTCCGCGTTCGACGTGGTCGACCCGGGTGCTGCGGTGGCGCGCGAGCTGCTCGCCGGCATCGACGCCCAGCGTGCGGCGCTCACCGGGGGGAGCCCCCGCAACGCGGTGGTGGCCTGCTGGCACCGGTTCGAGCTCGCCGCCGCGGCCGCGGGCGTCGAGCGCCGTGCCTGGGAGACCTCCTCCGAGCACACCATCCGGGTCCTGGACCTGGTCGACGCCGACCCGGCGGCGGTGTCCCGGCTCGCCGGCCTCTACCGCGAGGCGCGCTTCTCCCAGCACGAGCTCACCGAGGACGATCGGACCGCGGCGCTCGAGGCGCTCGACCGGATCCACCGCACGGTCCACGGCCCGGTGACCGCGTGA
- the moeZ gene encoding adenylyltransferase/sulfurtransferase MoeZ: protein MSFPALVEPADELTIDEVRRYSRHLIIPDVGMTGQKRLKNAKVLVIGAGGLGSPALLYLAAAGVHTLGIAEFDEVDESNLQRQIIHGQSDIGKSKAVSAKESIAETNPYVNVILHEQRLDNDNVMEVFQGYDLIVDGTDNFATRYMVNDAAYFLGIPYVWGSIYRFDGQASVFAPSMSDDAPCYRCLYPEPPPPGMVPSCAEGGVLGVLCASIGSIQVNEAIKLLTGIGEPLIGKLMIYDALEMEYRKLKVRKDPNCALCGEHPTVTGLIDYEAFCGAISDEAADAAAGSTISVTTLEHMLKERSEGTRDFVLIDVREPNEYEINRIPGSVLIPKGDFLNGSALEQLPSDKQIVMHCKSGVRSAETLAIVKGAGYADAVHVGGGVVAWVNQIDPSQPTY from the coding sequence GTGTCCTTTCCCGCGCTCGTGGAGCCCGCGGACGAGCTGACCATCGACGAGGTGCGTCGCTACAGCCGCCACCTGATCATCCCCGACGTCGGCATGACCGGTCAGAAGCGCCTGAAGAACGCCAAGGTGCTGGTCATCGGTGCCGGCGGTCTGGGCAGCCCCGCCCTGCTCTACCTGGCCGCGGCCGGCGTGCACACGCTCGGCATCGCGGAGTTCGACGAGGTCGACGAGTCCAACCTGCAGCGCCAGATCATCCACGGCCAGTCCGACATCGGGAAGTCGAAGGCGGTGTCGGCCAAGGAGTCGATCGCCGAGACCAACCCGTACGTCAACGTGATCCTGCACGAGCAGCGCCTCGACAACGACAACGTCATGGAGGTGTTCCAGGGCTACGACCTGATCGTCGACGGCACGGACAACTTCGCGACCCGCTACATGGTCAACGACGCGGCGTACTTCCTCGGGATCCCCTACGTCTGGGGCTCGATCTACCGCTTCGACGGCCAGGCCTCCGTCTTCGCGCCGTCGATGTCGGACGACGCGCCCTGCTACCGCTGCCTCTACCCCGAGCCGCCGCCGCCGGGCATGGTCCCGAGCTGCGCCGAGGGCGGCGTGCTCGGCGTGCTCTGCGCGTCGATCGGCTCGATCCAGGTCAACGAGGCCATCAAGCTGCTCACCGGCATCGGTGAGCCGCTGATCGGCAAGCTGATGATCTACGACGCCCTGGAGATGGAGTACCGCAAGCTGAAGGTCCGCAAGGACCCCAACTGCGCGCTGTGCGGCGAGCACCCGACGGTCACCGGCCTGATCGACTACGAGGCCTTCTGCGGTGCGATCTCCGACGAGGCCGCCGACGCCGCCGCCGGGTCGACGATCTCGGTCACCACGCTCGAGCACATGCTCAAGGAGCGCTCGGAGGGCACCCGTGACTTCGTGCTCATCGACGTGCGCGAGCCCAACGAGTACGAGATCAACAGGATCCCGGGCTCCGTGCTGATCCCGAAGGGCGACTTCCTCAACGGCTCGGCGCTGGAGCAGCTGCCGTCGGACAAGCAGATCGTCATGCACTGCAAGTCGGGCGTCCGCTCGGCCGAGACCCTCGCCATCGTGAAGGGTGCCGGGTACGCCGACGCCGTCCACGTCGGCGGCGGCGTGGTCGCCTGGGTCAACCAGATCGACCCCTCGCAGCCCACGTACTGA
- a CDS encoding TetR/AcrR family transcriptional regulator, with product MPRRERRAQLMESALEVFVAQGYHAAAMDDIAERAGVSKPVLYQHFPGKLDLYLALLDRSCDTIIDNTRVALESTPDNKLRVAATMDVFFEYVASDTGAFRLVFESDLTNEPAVREHVDRVTTECAAMIAHVIHDDTGLPGDASRLLAVSLVGMAQVSARFWLSDPGDISRKDAAALVAGLAWRGIRGFPLTDEH from the coding sequence ATGCCCCGGCGGGAGCGCCGCGCCCAGCTGATGGAGTCCGCCCTCGAGGTGTTCGTGGCCCAGGGCTACCACGCGGCGGCGATGGACGACATCGCCGAGCGCGCGGGCGTCTCGAAGCCGGTGCTCTACCAGCACTTCCCGGGCAAGCTCGACCTCTACCTCGCGCTGCTCGACCGCTCCTGCGACACGATCATCGACAACACGCGCGTCGCGCTCGAGTCGACGCCGGACAACAAGCTGCGCGTCGCGGCGACGATGGACGTCTTCTTCGAGTACGTCGCCAGCGACACCGGCGCGTTCCGCCTGGTCTTCGAGTCCGACCTCACCAACGAGCCCGCCGTGCGCGAGCACGTCGACCGGGTGACCACCGAGTGCGCCGCGATGATCGCCCACGTGATCCACGACGACACCGGCCTGCCCGGCGACGCCTCGCGGCTCCTCGCCGTCTCCCTCGTGGGAATGGCGCAGGTCAGCGCTCGGTTCTGGCTCTCGGACCCCGGTGACATCAGCCGTAAGGACGCGGCCGCGCTGGTCGCGGGCCTGGCCTGGCGCGGCATCCGCGGCTTCCCGCTCACCGACGAGCACTGA
- a CDS encoding DUF3107 domain-containing protein → MEVKIGVQNAARELTIDVEETPEAIEQLVADAVSGDGVLNLKDSKGRRVIVPVAKLAYVELGHGTAGQVGFRG, encoded by the coding sequence GTGGAGGTCAAGATCGGCGTCCAGAACGCCGCCCGTGAGCTGACGATCGACGTCGAGGAGACCCCGGAGGCGATCGAGCAGCTCGTCGCCGACGCCGTGTCCGGCGACGGAGTCCTCAACCTGAAGGACAGCAAGGGCCGTCGGGTCATCGTGCCCGTCGCGAAGCTCGCGTACGTCGAGCTCGGCCACGGCACCGCGGGCCAGGTCGGCTTCCGCGGCTGA
- a CDS encoding GlsB/YeaQ/YmgE family stress response membrane protein — protein MISALLWAVIGGTVIGLLGKLVAPGDRDDVPLWLTVLCGIGGCLIGDYLYGLFFNPRTLGVDWWRHGWQVVAAAVLVMIAASLTGRRRA, from the coding sequence ATGATCTCCGCGCTGCTGTGGGCCGTGATCGGTGGCACGGTCATCGGCCTGCTCGGCAAGCTGGTCGCCCCGGGCGACCGCGACGACGTACCCCTGTGGCTGACGGTGCTGTGCGGCATCGGCGGATGCCTGATCGGCGACTACCTCTACGGGCTGTTCTTCAACCCGCGCACCCTCGGCGTCGACTGGTGGAGGCACGGATGGCAGGTCGTCGCCGCCGCCGTGCTCGTGATGATCGCGGCCAGCCTGACGGGGCGCCGGCGGGCCTAG
- a CDS encoding ferritin-like fold-containing protein, whose amino-acid sequence MPPSAPPPAHDESPVAFQDPQYREAVIDLLAAIAYGEISAFERLAEDAKLAPTLEDKVAIASMASAEFGHVARLRERLSELGADPFEAMAPFRAPIDKFHEYTAPADWFEGLIKAYVGDGMANDFYREIAAYLDADTRDLIVASLEDSGHSAFVVDRVRAAIAADPRLGGRLALWGRRLMGEALTQAQRVAADRDALTALLAGGIDRPGLDLAALGRMFTRITERHAERMAELGLDS is encoded by the coding sequence GTGCCCCCATCCGCGCCGCCGCCCGCCCACGACGAGAGTCCCGTGGCGTTCCAGGACCCGCAGTACCGCGAGGCGGTCATCGACCTCCTGGCGGCGATCGCGTACGGCGAGATCTCGGCGTTCGAGCGCCTCGCGGAGGACGCCAAGCTGGCGCCGACGCTGGAGGACAAGGTCGCGATCGCCTCGATGGCGTCGGCCGAGTTCGGCCACGTCGCGCGGCTGCGCGAGCGGCTCTCCGAGCTGGGCGCGGACCCGTTCGAGGCGATGGCGCCGTTCCGCGCGCCGATCGACAAGTTCCACGAGTACACCGCGCCCGCCGACTGGTTCGAGGGACTGATCAAGGCGTACGTCGGCGACGGCATGGCCAACGACTTCTACCGCGAGATCGCGGCCTACCTCGATGCCGACACCCGCGACCTGATCGTGGCGTCGCTCGAGGACTCCGGGCACTCGGCCTTCGTGGTCGACCGGGTGCGGGCCGCGATCGCCGCCGACCCGCGCCTCGGTGGCCGGCTCGCCCTGTGGGGTCGCCGGCTGATGGGGGAGGCGCTCACCCAGGCCCAGCGCGTCGCCGCCGACCGCGACGCCCTCACCGCGCTGCTCGCCGGCGGCATCGACCGGCCGGGGCTCGACCTCGCTGCGCTGGGGCGGATGTTCACCCGGATCACGGAGCGGCACGCCGAGCGGATGGCCGAGCTCGGGCTCGACAGCTAG